The following nucleotide sequence is from Archocentrus centrarchus isolate MPI-CPG fArcCen1 chromosome 6, fArcCen1, whole genome shotgun sequence.
CAAGTATGcaatttaaatttacatttacacttCGCTTTAAAACTGAttgaaatttatttttcattggcatcaaaaaaaaaatctttttttggtGAAAATGCAGAGCACTGTATACAATTGGATTTTAGGGCAGCGCATTAGGCTTTGAGGTTTTATCAGATTATCACCTGTTGTGCTGGCCAGTTATAAATTGACaatttaagaaaatggatgtcaTGGTGACAATTCAAAGGCCTCTGTGAGCTGATTGATTTTCTGCCTGTTTGGTTCCTTTAATTGCCTCGGTCATGTTTTGACCTTAGCACTCCCTCTCTCTATCGCACACACAAATTAGTTTTAAATATCGCCCAATAGGTGGCACAAAGAAAAAATTCATTTTCCACACagtagacaaaataaaaatatgatggAGTTATAAATGGGCTTCGTGGTATGATTTGTGCTTTATAATTCTACTTTCATATTCCTTGTAAGTTGTGAGGCTCAGCATGGGTCCCCCGTTCACTATTGTTCTCTGTGACCCTTTTATCAGTTTGTTGGTCCTCAGGGATACTGGGTAATACTGGGCAACTATAATTGCAGTTTGAAGCACATTAAAGACACTTGTGTTCTTAGATGAGAGACTGAGATGAAACCAAAAAGCAGTGGCCTTGTGCACTGTGCATTGTGATAGTACTGGCAGAGATGGAAAGAAGGGGATTTCACTACAAACTGCACTGGTTGTCATGATTAATGCTCCAGGTCCCACTTGTCCTTTGACACTAAAATAATGATTCACCGTTAAGAAACTTGGAAGATGGTCTCAGCGAATCTTCACTTCTTCACTCCTCATACAGGATGTATTGCTAAGAATAGCTTATCtaacctttttttctctctcttccttcccTACCCAAGCCTTGAAGAATGTTGTGCAAGTATCTGCTATACAGGACATAACTGTTCTCTAACATGTGAGGTATGCCTATGTTATCATTTCACAGTTAAGTGAATTAGTATCATATATATCAGTCAGACAGACAGTTAAAAATTTAAAGggactaataataaaaaaaaaagtaaactacatgaaaaaaacaattagTAGTTCTGTTCATGtgatttttcattcattcttgTATATCACCAGACGGGAAAGCTTGTGGAGCCCAGAAGCAGGGGATCTCTGTGCTGCCATTATTCATGTTTCCATGGTTCCTCCTCAACAAGCGTGCACTCCGCAGCAGAGCCGTTAGTGGCTGAGGTTACCTGTAAAAAGTTAGCAGAAGATCTAAACAGTGGATCCAAGgcagatattaaaaaaagaaaactagatactttttttttaaaactttggtCAGAAGAGCTTATAATAACATTGCATCATTGatttccaatctcattgtacatcctgtataatgacaaattaaggcattctattctattttatttagtgCTCCCAcaagtgaaatatttcaatTAATCTGATTAGTCAATTAGAATTAAAAAGTATATAGAGCatcagaaaaactgctttttcaGTCTACCCTGCTATATGATGTCTATAAACTTAAGTACAGTATACAGCGTTATCATTTTGAATATTATAGCTAGAGTGCTTTGTAGGGCTGTAGTCTCCAGATCAACTGGTCCCTTGACCAAACTGTGGTTTGACAATTGGTGTTACTTTCATAAGGAGAAAGTAAAAAGAGAAAGTAAGAGAACATCCTTCCAGTATTAATCCATTAATTTTTTCAGTTTCCAGCCTTTTTCAACCATTTTTGATGTTAAATGCTTGAGACTATGGGCATGTACATTTTAGAAACTgtatattttaaactgtatcttttaaCAGAGCAACAGCTTTGGCCCCGGCAGCTCCCAGTTGCAGTAGTTGCACCGAGACCAAGGTGAATATGAATCATCCACTTtcatcaaaacagaaaaataacacaagttTTGACCCGTGAGACTTATCGGTCAGAACATAAAGCCCATTTGTATTATTCCTCAATAGCTTTTGTCCTGGGATCACCAGTTCATATGGTTTGAAATCATATGAATGCACACTGATATACACTGGTTGGCTCCAAGTCTGTTTTCATTCCAAGTTCTCATTTCGGTACAAAATAAAGAGgttgaaattatttaaatgatgctctgTGTAATAGCTTTTTGGTTTATCTATAATTTATTTTGACTAATAAGGCTAGAAGGTAAAGTGCACTCAGTACAGTGTGGCTGATTTAGTTAATCTAGAGAAAGATTATTCTCCCCATGACCAATGAATTGGTTTGAGGGCATGAAGAATGTCAGTCAATGAAGATTTTCTTTGGTTGACTGCAGCCCTCTTTGGCAATTAAAACCTTCATATATCAAATTGCTACTTTGCAACAAGCAAGGCTATGGAGGAACACTGGAACTCCAGGACTGATGATCATGCATGCTCATGGTAGTCCTAACACAGGAGTTTCTTTTAATGACCTGAGAACAGACCACAAATTTATGATGAAAACAAACTCAGgaggcagtaaaaaaaaaaatgaataagaaatacaaaatatacaaataacAAAGAAGAAACACTACTAAATGAATGCATTGTTATGTTTAGCTAATCTGCAAGCACTCTACAGCAGTTCATTGCACCTTGAAATGGGGTTAGAAATGTGAGCATGCCAAAGCACaaaataggggaaaaaaatggtgtGGAAGTTCCTGGAAATAGCAAGGCTTTGTGTCACATTTATATGTAAATGTCCATTAATAAAGCAAGTCTCAGAAGGGAGGATATAACTTTTCGCCATGGACAGATTGCTTGTGCGACAGGTTACCAGCGTTGCTAGGTAACGCCCTTCatcttttaataaatgaaaaggcTCATCAGCAGACCTTTCCCACCAgcctgtgtgtgtcagagaacaAGCATTATGAACTTACATATAATATTCTAAAAGACTGGAATACCAGACTGGAGACCagatttaaaatggtttacatTATGGGAGCTATTTGCCCCTCTAGATTTCACAACACATTTCTCACAGTGGACAGAAATAGATGGtgtcaaaatgcaaaaaaaaactgtttaggGAATGACTCACTAACAGCTTGGTAGTTGGTGTGTATAGAATATATGAACTGCTAATTAGCTCTAGCACTTTCCTCTGTATCTTAAATCCTACAGCAAATGGGGACCCTTTGGAAACACACCCGTATAACAATTAAAATCAGCTGCATTTTAAGATAAAGCAGAATATACCACACTAGACAATAagttgaacaaaacaaaagcaatagCTAAAAAGATGtctgaaaacatttctttaaagaAACAATTGTGTCAAAAAATTTATTAATGAATGTATTCTGAACTTTTGACAGCAGAGTGCTGGTAAATAACTCCTCAGGGTCATAATGGGGATTATCTGGCTCTGTCTTTTGAATTAGAGCCAATCTCCAACAGGCTACAGATTAGGCTAACTGTTGAGGGAGataatttttatcttttttttttgtatatgcaCTGATGCTCCGTAACATTTTGATAtggaattttttcttttctttttttatttacatttttattaaagacaagcaaacaaacaaaaacaaaacaaacagacaaaaacaaacaaacaagcaaataacAACCAAACCCCTGCCCCATtcaaacatacaaaacaaacataaaataaatgacCTAAAATACAGATAACAgcacaaactaaactaaaccaaACTAAACCAAGCAGCACATGCCCACTATACTTTCAACAGAATATAAATAATTGTAAACTCCCCAACCATTATGCTtcttttataaaaaaacaaaaacttattCCAAACGAGTGTATAGGATTCCTGTCGGTCCTGTAATTTGGCTATCAACAGTTCAAAAGATGCAATCTCCATCATAGTTTTTATTCACTCCCTATATTCAGGTCTTTCTTGGCGTTTCCATTTGCGAAGTATAACCCTAGCTGCTGCAATAAAACCAGTTAGTAACAAAGCAAATGTATGCCAATTAACCTTGTAACCAGAAATAATAAGTCAACCTCATCAAGAAGAACCTGGGTAGAGGACGCAGGATCCGACACTAAACAAAGAATGTCATCTGCATATAAAAAAAGCTTATGAAATAGATGGtgtcaaaatgcaaaaaaaaaaaagtttagggAATGACTCACTGACAGCTTGGTAGTTGGTGTGTAGGGAATATATGAACTGCTAATTAGCAGTTCATATAAAAGCCGCTATTCcagagaaatgaaaacatgcacacacccatCTATTGTTCCACAGCTTCActtctgaaataaaataacagcGGGTGTATTTACAGTGTTGTAAACAAAAATGCAACACATAAAACTCAAACAGAATCAAGCAAGGTGCAGCGTGAGCATGCAACAGGAGAGGGGGTTATATACAGGTCTCTATATCTCTAAGCATTAGGTGTACCTGGCATTCATCTACTACAGCAGAATTGTTAGCAGTAGCACTAGCAGTTGTGGTATCGGTAGCGGTTAAGACGCACTGGTTGGAATTATTTTCATGGTGGTTCTTCATGTCGTCGTAATAAGACTGGGTCTTCGTCATCATTTCAATGTCATCTGACTTAGCCATGTGTGCGTCCAGCTCATCCAACTCTGCCTTTGACATGTGGTACACGATGCCTGCACCGTAGGAGTCACCAACCACATTCACTGAGGTCCTGAATCGATCACTGATGAAACAGAATCGGCATGAAAGATGGCTTTGCATACTAGGAAAGGTTTACAAAATCCTAATACAGAAGGCTAATGTACCTTGCAGTTAGCAACcaaaatatgcatttttcttttgtcataCTCACAGCAGCCAGTCGACAGCAACCAGGAGACTGATATCTTGGGTTGGCAGACCTACAGCAGTTAGGATCAACAGCATAGTCACCAGGCCGGCACTGGGAATACTGGCGGCCCCAACACTGGCCAAGGTGGCTGTCAGACTAGGTGAAGACATGAGAAAGCAGCACTCAATCACACTCTCCAAACCCACTCGCCTAACTTCATTCTTCACACCCCAATGCACCTCTCCAAACACCAATGAACATTAAATCCACTGCATCTCACAGTTACAGGAAGACATCCATTTTCTGTGGTGCTTGTGTAAAAGCATAGGCTGAGGAGCACCAGAATAAGTCCTCCATCGTTTATGAAGAGAGGCTCATTGGCATGTGACAGAGATcagacttttaatttaaagtttcGAGGATTTATATGCCATAAAGAAGTCAGAGCCAAGGTCATCTATCTGCAGCTCACTGATTCACGAGAAGAATATTTTGGAAACATTGTTATGATGAAAGGAGCAAGTGACTGGTGTTTCTGACTAAACTTCCCACTTAGCATGAGGCATGAACTGGAGCTTATGGTTGCTTCCTCTGGGTACTTTATTTGCTGTACTCTAAGTTTCTTTTCTGCTCATTGCTAAGTGCCACTACACATCTGCTAGGTTTGTCCTGATTATTATGATCTAATTGTGCCGACTGCATTTAACTCAACTTAAACACTCTTTAAATAGTGGGAATTGCAGTTCTCACTGTGCTGACTAAGAATAGCTTCATTGTAAAAACTGCTGTCAGATTCATCTTTTCTGGATGACTCAATTTCTGAAACCTTTCATAAGTGTAAGCTAGGATGGGATGTTAAATATTAAGTATAAAGCCGTGTTTTTTCTGACCTGACAGTGATAATCTGACCAGGGTCAAGGTTGACACCATTCATCTGGGCAATGAAAATAGCAGCCACAGCCTCATACAGGGCAGTTCCATCCATGTTGATGGTGGCACCGACTGGGAGCACAAAACGAGTGACTCTTTTGTCAATGCCCAAATTCTCTTCCAGACAACGGAAGGTGACAGGTAGTGTACCAGCACTGGATGGGAAAAGCAcaagttaattaaaaatgtataataatttGGATAAATATTAAGACACAGTCATCCAttcacacatccatccattctgatGCTGACCTGGAGGCTGTCCCCAGAGCAGTGATCCAGGCCTGGAAGATGCCCAGGAAGAAGGTAAAGGGGTTTTTTCTGGTGATAACGAAGTAAATGCTGGGCAGAAAAATTGCTCCATGGATGATGAGGCCAATAATCACTGTCACCATGTACATGCCCAGCTGCCTAGCCACGACCTCCAGGTCCTTAATGGAAATGATCTTGCCACAAATCAGACAAGCAATACCAAATGGAGAGTAcctgaaaatatgaaaaagcatGTTGTTAATCATTTAGCTTTAGATATAGTTAAATCTGACAAATTCTGCTTATCATAAGCAGGCTATCATCTTTTAAAGCATTGAAATGACTTgacaaataataaatgaatgaaaaaatacaTTGAAGTAAGTCATTTCTGACTCAAATGACTTAAATGAGTTTCAAAATGAGTCAGTGAGAATCTTGAGTGACACTAACCACATGATCATGATGACAATTTTCATCACAATCTCATTGAGGATATTGAAGAATTCAATCATGAGCCTGGCCTTCTCTCCCATCTTGCCCATGCAGATGCCAAATGCAATAAAGAAACCAATCAGACCTGTgacaaaaaaatcataaatgtgTCAAATTTTGAATACCAGTGCTGAAGGGTGAGATGTGTCCAGCATCAGGGAATTCTTATAAGATGATAGGTTTTCCATTTAAAAACCAATAGGCCTGTCCAGATATTTGCAGCTGTCAAAGCCTATTTCCAGTCGTTCTATCCTCATGACTCTAGAGTATGACTGAAACATCTGGACACATATTTTCCATGAAATTAAATCAATACATGGTGCCAAAGGAATGAATCCAAATGACTTTGATTATTCCCTGACTTGTTCTCTTTGCATTGTGGTATTGATGGAAATGCCTCAGCTGCTAAAACTTTTGAGTATTTCCATCAGCCACTGATCTGTATTTCTATGTATTGTGCTAGTTAGAAAATGCTGGCATGGTGATGGCTAAGCTGGGTAAGATGATGAATGTGctaaatatgtatatatgtatattaccTGCTTAGCATCACTGTCTGCCTTTTAGCATGCTGATGTTAGCACTTAGCTCTAAGCACTGTTCCTAAGCAGGGCTGTAATCTTGTTTAATGTTACTTGTCCATATACTGCAGCTATATTACTATGTGTTTTCAGTTGCAGTTAAGTGTTACATACCCAAAACATTCATGCCACTTTTGAATTGCAGTGACTTTTTGATGACGTACTGAGGCTCCTTTGTAATGTTAGCCACTAGGCCCTCCATAGTAGTGGCATTGGCATCCTCCTCAATAACCACCTCCACCTTCTTTGTGACTGTCTGAATCTGAAGTGAAGTAAGCATAAAGCATAATTAGTGATGAGCTGAATGactgtaaaaaaatttttttgcttACATGTGCAGCTGTTTTGGTATATCAGGCATGAATGCCTGTAGTTCCCTGTTGGTGGCCTCTGCCAGACACTTAATGAGTGTATGCCTACTCATTTCCCAGCACACAAGTTCATTTTCTATGACTTTATGTAATATTCCCTAAGTGACTGGATGGCACTCATCCAGTACTAAGACAAACCTTCAGATATCACACACAGGCTTTCTATGTGTGAATAAATCCTTTTAATCTGTTACCTGCTGGAAACAAGCCTGCACCAGATTCTCTGGGAAAAGGTTCCTGATCAGATCAAAGAAGGCATCCAGACTGGACACATCTTCATTTTTCTCGCCCTCGCCCAGATTCTCCTTCAGTTTGGGGTTGCCAGGGTGGATGACTAACACCAGGATGACTCCCAGGACAGCAGCAATAATAGTTGTGGACATGTAGTAGACCATAGCTCTGGTGCCCAGGCGACCGCTAGATTTGGCATCAAGACCGGCTAGACCTGCACCCAAAGCAAGCAAGATCATGTTTGCCTGGTAATTACTAGGACATATCCAATGGAAATTTTGACTCAATGCTGTGAGACATGAAGGCTGTATGCAAAGGTAATTAGTAGATTATATAAGAGTCTTATATATGTCTTTTATCATCATGTCCATTTTAGTGGCAATAGCAGCAAAAGGTGTAGCTTAGGAACTTAATATTCCTAATATATTTGACTGTGACAATTTACACTGCACCTGTAATTAAACTGGAGATAATGAGTGGCAAGATcaacatcttcagcatcctcATCAGGATGTCTCCAGGAAAAGCAATCACCATGACAATATCTGGGTGGAGTGGGGCAGCGACACGAAGCAGCATCCCTGCTACAGCCCCCAAGATCACACctgaaaagtgaaaaattacatgcaaataaaacataaaaaaaatactctggttgCATCCTTAGCTACCTGAGAATAGCATCAATCTAAACTATGAAATAACAAATAATTCTCTGATGACTGAAAGACATCTTAGTAACTGCTTCCCGCCTTATCATTCCATTGTTTGGTAATGCACAAGAAGGCGTCTGCTAGATACTGTACTTAGGGAGGACAGCGGGTTATGAAAGATAAAACATAAACCTGCCAAGAGAGAGTAAAGCTCATGGAGGATTATGATCAGATTTATCTGAAGCAAAGAGGAGGAGGCAGCATGTCAGACTCACTATTGGAACATCTCTCATCTCTGCAAACTCTCTTTTTTCAAAAGAGTctataaatgacagaaaaagaggTGTTTGACTCTAATCTCAGGTTCACTTTTTGTCTCACTGatctatttttctattttcatattatcttttttttttctttttgcaacctTACCTTTCCTCTGGTCTCCATTCTTAATTAGCCTGAATATTGTGACATTTGAAAGATCGTCTATTCTCAAACCAATATCCCTGTTGACCCTTAAACCCATAATGTCTCTTCTAACTAGCAACTCTTTTCCTGCCACACGCTGTTCCTGCCAGAAAGTAAAGTTGACCTCTGTATGCTCTCACCCCCCATTCCCCTGCCTACCAGGCCTGGTGGTTGGCCTCTGTGTCTATCTGTCTTAGGCTAGACAAAACCCCAACATCCTCCCGAGGCTGCACTTCCTTTGCCAAAGATAACCCAGCCCAATATGTTGTTTCATAACACAAACTGATCACAAGccctccagctttttttttaatctaagttGTCTTGTGCTTTAATCTATCTCCCAGTTTAGCAGCATCCTGTGGATTTTGCACACCCAATGGTTTTGGACAGCACTTGATTTCCTGTGCCTTCTCTTTGGACCGTTTACAAGTTCCTTTTTCAGAGTCTCATCTGCCAAGTGACAGATGATCAATGATCATGCTGGCTCACTTGCTTTGTGAGCATCCAGCCGAGTGCCATGAGATGTACACTCATACAAGCCCACATCCATACAAATGTAATACAGTAAGAAACCGAATAAATCAAATGTACGCACATTTTTAGAGTTTTAAGGCTCACATCCTCTGCTTAGAAACTGCATGACTGGGAGGGACCACATAAACATCAAGCATAACAAACTATCAAAAAGATGTAATGCTTAAGCAAAACTAATTTAAGACCTAAtgccctttcctttcctttttttttttttaaacttttcctTTAGAGCCTAATGAGCCTGTGCTATAATGACAGTATTTTTCATGCATCACCAGAGGCTGTTTGGGTGTGTACAGCACAGAGCTTTTGATAACAACAGGTGGCACAGAACAGGGGAAGTTCAGAACACCCAGTCATCTTACTGTCTGAGCACAGATGGCATATCCTCCACATATTAAAAACAAGCCGCATAACTGAGCACTGATCTAACAGAAGACTGAACTCAGTAATAGTCAGTATCCATGTTTAGCCTGCCGTGCTTTGTATTAGGCtcttgagataaaaaaaaaaaaaaaaaatgaaagaaaaaaaaagtgatgatgAGGTAACTTACCAAGAACAGTGAGAGTGAGAAGAAGGTTCTTGAACATTTTGGAGCAGATTTTGGCACATTTTGACTGGGGCCTGGCCTCAATGGGCTCCAGGTGACTCTCGTGCATCCTCACCTCCACTTGTTTAGGCATACTGTTGGcactgtgacagagagagagaacaagtgAGAGGCCTATTTATTAAATGCAAAACCATCAAGTCAAACCACACTCTTTACCACATAACATTTTTGATCTCTATGCGGTACATCTCCTGGTCATATTCTGTCATTTGTGGCCACTATTAGAAAGGATTAATTCTATAACAGCATACAGGATCCTTTGAAAACTGTTTATAGCTCAAATAAAAACACTCTGTGATGAAAAATGTTAAGCATTCAAGGGTTGCCAAGCTGTCACTCTAATGCTGTTTGTTCATGGTTAAGAGAGCTTTCCAAAAGACGCAAGCTGACTACAAGCTGCTGCTTCTGAATCACAGTCCTTTGGGGCATCTAATGTCAGTTTACTGAAGGGTCATTGTGTAGTCCCAGTTTTCCTAGTGTAGACTTTTGTTAGATTTTTATGGAAACTCTTGCCACATACTTTGATAAAATAACACTATTCAAAAATAACTTTCAAAATTTTTGTAGACTTTCCGGTCACTTTTAAAATGCAGAGAttaaacagttttaattttaaaagtgcCGTTATATATTATCATTACAAGagtgaaacacacagacattaaGTGGATATTACAACAGATTTCCATAGTATTGTTTATTATTAAGGTATGTTGTTTACACTGTAGCGAAATACCAGCAAAGGTCCTCTAGTAAGAGTCACTGTATCATTATTTATCCTCAggcactgaaaaagaaaaaaaaaaaaaaagagtagaaaaaaacaagaaaatgccaAACTGTCAAAtgtttggtgaaaaaaaaattagacttatactttctctctctctctctgtctcgctctctctctctctctctctcagttatCATTCAAAATGTAATGAACTGAATAACTGAATTTCCCATAATGAGCAG
It contains:
- the slc1a2b gene encoding excitatory amino acid transporter 2, which encodes MYIALTSTPPEMNANSMPKQVEVRMHESHLEPIEARPQSKCAKICSKMFKNLLLTLTVLGVILGAVAGMLLRVAAPLHPDIVMVIAFPGDILMRMLKMLILPLIISSLITGLAGLDAKSSGRLGTRAMVYYMSTTIIAAVLGVILVLVIHPGNPKLKENLGEGEKNEDVSSLDAFFDLIRNLFPENLVQACFQQIQTVTKKVEVVIEEDANATTMEGLVANITKEPQYVIKKSLQFKSGMNVLGLIGFFIAFGICMGKMGEKARLMIEFFNILNEIVMKIVIMIMWYSPFGIACLICGKIISIKDLEVVARQLGMYMVTVIIGLIIHGAIFLPSIYFVITRKNPFTFFLGIFQAWITALGTASSAGTLPVTFRCLEENLGIDKRVTRFVLPVGATINMDGTALYEAVAAIFIAQMNGVNLDPGQIITVSLTATLASVGAASIPSAGLVTMLLILTAVGLPTQDISLLVAVDWLLDRFRTSVNVVGDSYGAGIVYHMSKAELDELDAHMAKSDDIEMMTKTQSYYDDMKNHHENNSNQCVLTATDTTTASATANNSAVVDECQVTSATNGSAAECTLVEEEPWKHE